In one Brevibacterium sp. CBA3109 genomic region, the following are encoded:
- a CDS encoding sulfurtransferase TusA family protein, whose translation MRQVLETNGLVCPFPLVEAKDAIGELNGGDELVINFDCTQATEAIPQWAAENGYPVTHFDRTGDASWTITVQKA comes from the coding sequence ATGAGACAGGTACTGGAAACCAATGGACTCGTCTGCCCGTTCCCCTTGGTTGAGGCCAAGGATGCGATCGGCGAACTGAACGGCGGCGATGAGCTCGTCATCAATTTCGACTGCACCCAGGCCACCGAAGCGATTCCCCAGTGGGCGGCAGAGAACGGCTACCCCGTGACCCACTTCGACCGCACCGGTGACGCGAGTTGGACGATCACTGTGCAGAAGGCCTGA
- a CDS encoding YeeE/YedE family protein, giving the protein MIITGLIVGLALGFVLQRGRFCVTGAFRDLTLTGNTRWFSALILLIAVHSIGLFGLNALGIITLEASPFPWLASIIGGLIFGFAIVLAGGCATGTYYRAGEGLVGSWFALIFYALSSAVMKNGPATSATEGLRSITLDSGTLQASTGLSPWVFVAILTAVAIVVTVHHNRSTATPVATLPPRKKGLAHILTEKRWNPFATAVVIGVIATIAWPLSAATGRNSGLGITTPSANLTGYLATGDVELIDWGVMLVIGILLGSFIAAKASGEFRIRVPDQATVVKSILGGIGMGVGAAIAGGCTVGNSMVSTAQFEYQGWVATFFMIVGAGVAAKLTIKSGARTGVARPVESRSV; this is encoded by the coding sequence ATGATCATCACAGGACTGATTGTCGGCCTGGCACTCGGGTTCGTTCTCCAGCGAGGACGATTCTGCGTGACCGGAGCCTTCCGAGATCTCACTCTGACCGGGAACACACGCTGGTTCTCGGCGCTCATCCTCCTCATCGCCGTGCATTCGATCGGGCTCTTCGGGCTCAATGCACTGGGCATCATCACTCTGGAGGCCTCGCCGTTCCCATGGTTGGCCTCCATCATCGGCGGCCTCATCTTCGGCTTCGCCATTGTGCTCGCCGGCGGCTGCGCCACCGGCACCTACTACCGGGCGGGCGAGGGTCTGGTCGGCAGCTGGTTCGCCCTGATCTTCTACGCGCTGTCCTCTGCGGTGATGAAGAACGGACCGGCCACCTCGGCGACCGAGGGGCTGCGCTCGATCACCTTGGACAGCGGAACACTCCAGGCCTCAACAGGCCTGAGCCCGTGGGTCTTCGTCGCAATCCTCACTGCTGTGGCAATCGTGGTCACCGTCCACCACAATCGGAGCACCGCCACCCCGGTCGCGACTCTGCCTCCAAGGAAGAAGGGGCTGGCCCACATCCTCACGGAGAAGCGCTGGAATCCGTTCGCCACGGCCGTGGTCATCGGCGTCATCGCCACGATCGCCTGGCCGTTGTCGGCGGCAACCGGGCGCAACTCCGGTCTGGGGATCACAACCCCCTCGGCGAACCTGACGGGTTACCTGGCGACCGGCGATGTGGAGCTCATCGACTGGGGTGTCATGCTCGTCATCGGCATCCTGCTCGGGTCGTTCATCGCGGCGAAGGCTTCGGGCGAATTCCGGATCCGGGTCCCCGATCAGGCCACCGTGGTCAAGTCCATCCTCGGCGGAATCGGCATGGGCGTCGGTGCCGCAATCGCCGGTGGCTGCACCGTCGGCAATTCCATGGTCTCGACCGCGCAGTTCGAGTATCAGGGCTGGGTTGCGACGTTCTTCATGATCGTCGGGGCGGGAGTCGCCGCGAAGCTCACCATCAAATCAGGAGCGCGGACAGGTGTCGCGCGGCCCGTAGAAAGCAGGAGTGTATGA